The following are encoded together in the Dehalococcoidales bacterium genome:
- a CDS encoding argininosuccinate synthase, with amino-acid sequence MNDKLVLAYSGGLDTSAAIKWLKEKYGTDIIAVTIDVGNEKDFTLVKQKALNAGAIKAVVIDAKLSYVNDFIFPALKANAFYEGEYPLATALSRPLMAKLMVEIARQEGATAIAHGCTGKGNDQVRFEVSVSALAPEIKTVAPAREWGMTREDTIAYAKKHGIPVPVTVKSPYSVDAAVWGRSVECGVLENPWNEPPEDAYDMTVSIDRAPDKAEYIEITFEEGTPVALNDTRMEGLELIQKLNEIAGKHGIGRIDMVENRLVGIKSREIYEAPAAVTLLKAHRALEALVLSKQQGNFKQKVSQEYADLIYNGLWFSNHREDLAAYVESTQRYVTGTVRVKLFKGNAIVVGRKSPYSLYNLSLATYDKGDLFDQNAAPGFIHIWGLPLKTQAQCQKKGNC; translated from the coding sequence ATGAACGATAAATTAGTCTTGGCGTACTCGGGCGGTTTAGATACTTCTGCCGCTATTAAATGGCTTAAAGAGAAATATGGAACGGACATTATCGCCGTAACCATTGATGTTGGTAATGAAAAAGACTTTACCCTGGTTAAACAAAAGGCACTCAATGCAGGAGCAATCAAGGCAGTGGTAATCGATGCGAAGCTTAGTTATGTAAACGACTTTATCTTCCCCGCTCTAAAAGCAAATGCCTTTTACGAAGGTGAATACCCGCTTGCTACTGCTCTTTCACGCCCGCTAATGGCCAAACTCATGGTGGAAATAGCCAGGCAAGAAGGTGCTACTGCAATTGCGCATGGCTGCACCGGCAAAGGAAATGACCAGGTACGTTTCGAAGTTAGCGTTTCTGCTCTGGCGCCTGAGATAAAAACAGTAGCTCCAGCTCGTGAATGGGGCATGACTCGGGAAGATACCATTGCCTATGCCAAGAAACACGGTATTCCGGTTCCGGTTACCGTTAAAAGCCCATATTCGGTTGATGCGGCTGTTTGGGGGCGCTCGGTTGAATGCGGTGTTCTGGAAAATCCGTGGAATGAACCACCAGAAGACGCCTACGATATGACGGTATCGATTGACCGCGCTCCGGATAAGGCGGAATACATCGAAATTACTTTTGAAGAAGGTACCCCGGTTGCACTCAATGACACCAGAATGGAAGGGCTTGAGTTGATACAAAAACTCAATGAGATTGCTGGAAAACATGGCATTGGCCGTATCGATATGGTCGAAAACCGGCTGGTTGGTATTAAATCCCGCGAGATCTACGAAGCACCTGCTGCAGTTACGCTGCTTAAAGCCCACCGCGCCTTAGAAGCCCTGGTGCTTTCCAAGCAGCAGGGCAACTTCAAACAAAAAGTTTCCCAGGAATATGCTGATCTTATATACAACGGTCTCTGGTTTTCTAATCACCGCGAAGACCTGGCAGCTTATGTTGAAAGCACACAGCGCTATGTAACCGGCACCGTACGTGTAAAACTTTTTAAGGGAAATGCTATAGTGGTCGGCCGAAAATCACCTTATTCTCTTTACAATCTGTCACTGGCCACCTACGATAAAGGTGATCTTTTTGATCAGAATGCAGCGCCTGGCTTTATCCACATCTGGGGTCTTCCGCTAAAAACCCAGGCACAATGCCAAAAAAAGGGTAACTGCTAA